Part of the Quercus lobata isolate SW786 unplaced genomic scaffold, ValleyOak3.0 Primary Assembly Scq3eQI_2012, whole genome shotgun sequence genome is shown below.
CCCTAAACTTCTCACTGTTGCgataccttcttcttcttcttcttcttcttcttcagacTTCAAAGTTTAGACAGACAGCTCCTCTGGTACTATTACTAACTATGAACTTTCTTCTCTATAATAATATACTCTAAATATGCTGCTATTATTCACTATCTCTTTCATCTTCCATGTAtaactttaaatttatttatacacactaaagtttacattttttgttgttgttggaggGAATTACTAAACGTGTATATGCTTGTAATTAGCATGCtctgttttgtttatttttattattttagtctttGGTTCTTTTTCTTGGGGTATTATTTCTCTGACCCATCAATTCTTTTGCTGGCTGTATTGTTGCTCTTCTCCATCAAATGGTTTTGttttaatcaattttcaattccttctCCACTGTAtacgatttttttttgaaaagatctGTAAGGTTTCAGGTGCCTTGGCGTATtagtatatttttcttttctaacaaACATGTGCTTGGCATGGTATTGCTTGGTGTACTAGTTTGCTTATTGACATAAATGTTGAAAACGGCCAGCAGGTTTTAGATTGTAATTAATCAAGTGGCTCcacatttaattttgaaatgaattcTCAGCTTGATCAACCAATCTAATTTTCCAAGTTCATACAGTCCATAACTTTCATTATTCATGTACTATGATTACTTCACATCGTAGCTGGTAAGCATCAAGGAATacccaaaatttatattttaaaatctggccacttctttctttcttttctttttttgctaaataaattctgaaacttcacATGTTCCTCATAGTCTTTTGGTATGATTAGCTTGCCTTATTTGATTGGAAAAACAATCAATAAGCAAACTGTTACAAATGTCCGTGTCCTTTCATAACTGTTAATATCCCAACTGTGTGACAAGGTTTATATCATGCGCTTATGATATATGGGAGATTTTGATTCCTTTGAGTTTGTGATCCCCtgtcatttatttaattttatcagAGATTCTAACCCATTGTTGGAATACAAGAAATAATCTAGAACCTTAGAAACATCATTGAATgttgaaattgtaatttttatgattaaaatgACGTTATATTCTGataaatttttatgcattataTTGTAGAGgcatggaagaagaaaaaacaattggTTCTTCACGTGTGGAgttgaatgaaaataatattgaGAATGCAACGGAAGAAACAAGAAACGTAAAAGACAAAATAGAGGATCCTAAGGTGGGAATGATGTTTAACTCCATTGATGATATAATGAAATATTACACAAGATATGGAAAGGAAAAAGGTTTTGCAGTGGCTAAAAGAAGTTCTAAAAAGGGGGATGATGGAGAGGTAAGGTATGTGACTATTGCTTGTAATCGTGCTGGAAAGCCAAGGAATAGATCTAGCAACCCACTTAAATTGCAATCAGAATCAAAAACGGATTGCAAAGCTCAGCTTAGGGCGGTTTTATGCCCGGATGGAAAGTGGATATTGAATGCCATGGTACTTGACCATAACCATGGATTGAGTCCAAGCAGAACTCGATATTACAAATGCAACAGGCTACTAGAACCACATGCAAAAAAGAGGTTTGCATCGAATGATAAAGCTGATATTAGAATGAAGAAGAATTTAAAATCATTTGTGGTTGAGGCAGGGGGGCATGAGAATTTGTCATTTGTAGAAAAGGATTGCAGAAATAAACTCAGTTGTTTACACCTCAGGGAAGGAGATGTTGCTGCAATGCAagatttctttttgaaaatgcaaGTTGATAATTCTGACTTCTTTTACACAAtggattttaatgaaaatggTCGATTAAGGAATGTATTTTGGGCAGATGCAAGGAGTAGAGCAACATTCAAAGAGTTTGGTGATGTAGTCATGTTTGACACAACATACTTGGTTAACAAATATGACATTCCATTTGCTCATTTTGTTGGGGTGAACCATCATGGGCAATCTACATTGCTAGGATGTGGATTGATCTCAAATGAAGACACAGAGACATTTACATGGTTATTTCAAACTTGGCTTAAATGCATGTTTGGATGCCCTCCTTGTGCAATAATTACAGATCACGACAAAGCCATGAAAAAAGCGATAGAAATTGTTTTCCCTAAAGCACGACATAGATGGTGTTTATCGCATATCATGGAAAAGCTATCTAAAAAATTGAGAGGGTACAAAGAATATGAATCAATCAAAATTTGTATGCAAAATGCTGTGTATGATTCCTTAACAAAAGGAGAGTTTGAAGAAAGTTGGGGGAAGTTCgttgaaaaatataaacttGAAAGTAATGAATGGTTACTTGGGTTGTATGATGAGCGTCGTCGTTGGGTGCCTGCATTTGTGAAAGATATGTTTTGGGCAGGAATGTCAACTACAAAGCAGGGTGAAAGCATGCATGCATTCTTTGATGGGTATATCAATTTGAAGACTGCTTTGAAACAATTTTTAGACCAGTATGAGCTTGCTATAGCCAAAAAAGTggcaaatgaaaataatgaagaTTTCAATTCTTTTAACTTGTGCATTCCATGTATCACTCATTATGAAATGGAGAAGCAATTTCAAAGTGCTTACAcaattgcaaaatttaaagagTTCCAACAAGAGTTAATTGGGAACATTTGTTGTAATTTGTTTTCATGCAAGAAGGGTACAGTCTTTTCAGAATATGAACTACGTGAAGATGTATCACTTGGAGAAAGACATCGACCTGcaatttttagtgtttatgTTAATGAGGATACCAATGAAGTTAACTGTAACTGCCGGTTGTTTGAGTTTAGGGGGATATTGTGCAGACATCAAATTATGGTGTTCATTCATAGGGAGGTTTATCGAATACCAGACAAGTATATCTTAAAAAGATGGAGTAAAACTGTCATAAGGAGCCACAATAAAGTTCGGATAAGTTATGACAACTGGTTTGTGAAGCCTGAAGCACAGCGCTATGATAAAATGTGCAAAGACTTTTTTGAGGTTGCCAACTTAGCAGCAGATTCTGAAGATAGGTGTGAGAAGGTGATGGCACAAATTCAGGAATTAAAAAGGGAGTTTGAAAATGAGGAAGGTTTTTGTGGAAGGAATAAGCCTATTTAACGGTTTAGCCTCATGTGGAGATGATCTTgcaatttcaaaagaaaatagaaaaatacttgattttgttggttttttgttCAAAGAGCCACCGACATCTAAAAGGAAACAATCTTTCCATTCTACGCAAGTATGATTAGACAAGGGTTTGGCATGCACCCTTTTTTTTACCATGATAACGAATCAGGTGCTCATTTATTCCCTTAGCCATTTTTATAGCTTAAACAGATTTTACAACAAAGTTGAGTGTCTTTAGCATAATATCTATTGtcattcatttttatattttagggtCATCATCATCCATCTTGGAAGGCAATTTATGATTTGGCAGCAATCTATCCCTCAAGTTTCACCAGATTGATATGAATGACATAGTGAAAGCTAAAATCCAAGATTGCACAAAGATGGTAGGAGTGATACAAGTGCCTGTGATAGATAGGGCCAGAATGGTCTTTGGGGTCTCATTCTGTACCCTTGAGTTCACATCCTTCATATCCCCAAACCTACATgctcctcttttttcttttttaaaaatacaaaaagaaaaaaagaaaaaaattgaagagttacttttattgttattattttgtataattatGTTTCTGCAATCTTAAATCTCAAGTCTGAACTGAACCCCATATTTGTTTTCATCATAAACTGGTTCTTGTCTAATCTATAGGTTGTCTTTGGTCTCCCAGTAAAGGAAATTTCATCTAGGTCTTGGTcctcattgttttgtttttttgcatttgaatataataaatattttttgatgattcaatGATTGGGGAGGGAGGTTTGAACCTTAGATGTCTCTGTTGGAAATAGTAGGAGGTGCCAACCAGCTTATCTTCAAGGCTCTTAgcatttaaatataataaatatgatttatatatctatataaattattggtttgttattatttattgtctCTTTGTGAAAGTTAGAGGTGTTTTATGCTTTTTAGCTTTAATGGATCACTCATATTTGGGATATTTTTGAATTGTAAATTCAGTATTCTTTCATTTCTATGTTTTATGTTATATCACCTACCACTGTTTCATGTTTCATTGTCAAGGTCACTGAACCAGTCCCCTCTTCTGAAACTATGAATGCTAAACATAGGTGATAGAATACAATTGTTATATAGAGACGTCCAAAATTATTTCAGGTGTTTGATTGATTAATTGTATCATCATGTAAGAAATAGATTTAACTTTTATGTggttaaatatttaaatataatttttatctaaCTAGCTctctttttaatataatttttaattaaaatgcaTACACAGGATGCAAATCTTTAGGCTTTGTCGCCAGTAAAATTTCACTGAGCCATTACTTCGAATGCTTGGTGAACAGTGTTCTGCAGTATTACCCCCTCTCATGTAATGGACTAAATAATTTAACCAATTTTACATTGTAGTACCTGTATTTACTCTCAGCATGGGTTTATATAAGACATTTAATCAGGATTTGTATTTCATAGAACCTTCCTATATTTCATGTCATGAGGTGAGCTAGCCTTGCCCTTCAGGCATATTgttgctttctattttatatttgagTAAAAGTGCTCTTGAagtggaaataaaatttttcatttatttctaaaaaaggACGCTcgaaataaaattttccaattacatatattaaaaaaaaaaagtgctctTGAAATATTTGTGAATAGAGTATTTCAATGGGATGTCAGTAACTTGCAGAAGAGTGGTTTCAAATCCTCTTTATGCAAATCAGCTTGGGTTGTCTGTATGTATCACACTGGCGGATTCAAAGGAATGTGAGGTGTTTCATGTCAGAACTTGGGTTTCAAATTCTCTTTATGCAAAATGACCCTAATTTTATTTGTGATAGGATTTTATGAAGCAGGCAGAGtatttcttcttcctttataAAGGGAGGGTAGTGTAGGCCTTGTAGGGTGtaatgtttttgtgtttttttgctgTTTCCCTTATACTGTGTGTGTGTTTGCATTGCAGATCTGTCCCgcagtaggtttttttttttttttttttttttgtgttttatatcCAGGTTCTTGAAATGTAATATgataacaattaaataaaactagcctctgagcacgcgctcacgcgcgtgcccagaggctcttctattttttgggtaatggTTAATTTAGAACAtgtattataatttgggattactatattttccaatcacaaaaaaatctaggggtgtgatgaaaaattattgctcCACACAtgatactcatcacacccctaggtttttttttttgtgattgaaaaatgtaataatctcaaattataataaatgctctaaattaaccattacccaaaaaatagaagagcctctgggcacgcgcgtgagcgcgtgctcagaggctagtaatattcttaaaaagttgtgaatttttgtgacacattttgatttcaaatcctaATCTTTATCTGTGTAGTTGAAAAAATCATCTTCTCTACGTGCAAATAATAGATCAACAACCATGGTTAAATTGTAGGTgcaaccaaatatatatatatatatatatataggatctcaacagttacaggttaacagttacaaagcttgaactagtcctagttacaaggtttgtaggattacaaggtTTGTAGTGAACAATGGTGAATAAGGTAGTAGTAGAACAATAGTAGTAGTGGAAGCAAgtgggttctctctctaagaaggctagttctaagggaagagaaatcagaactaaaCTTTGCTTGAGAAAGCCCCCAaacataagggacaaccccccttaaataggcaaaattcggagtgaacagtgtcatgaacaGTAACGGATGAACAGTAACAGTGAATAGTGATAGATGAATAGTGACAGGTGAATAGtaactgaatagtaaaaattggaattttccctcttttttgaCCCAATCTTGTGAGGAATCCTTCCAAGATTATGGGAATCAGCAATAGCCCTCTAAGTGTAGGAACAAGGCTTCATTATTGGTGTCCTTTAAAGACAAAAGAGGCCAATAAGAAAGAAGCCAACAAAAGGGACTAAAAGGCATGCATTCTTCACGTGAACATTTGGGATCCTTTGGAAGCATAATAATAGTGGAAAACCAGCTTCTAGTAAATATTGCAGCATTGGCCATTGTACAGGCTAGAcaaataagagaatcaaaatcttccgcaAAATCCGGAGTATTATGAACCAGTACCGGATTTTTCGCAAcatatttgtgaaggacaaTATTTTATCTTGGCTGTTGTGCAAGCTAGACAAATAAAGTAACACCAGTCTCGAAATAGTAGTGACTTCATCAATCAGTAGAAGGAGCATCGGAGGGATAaccatcaaaaggatcaaaaggacCTTGTGGAGAATCACAAACATGCTCATGGTAAATAGTATACTTATTACAGAATCcgcaatataaaattggctcgAACTTTGGAGTTTTTCCTGGGATAAGGAGACTGTTTAGATTAGGATGATCTTTTGTTTGTAGGTGAACAAAGGCATCAGCATAGGGTTTGGGACCAAAAACAGCAATTCTACCTGTGCTtcctatgaaatgataatttttccatagaTCATGAGCAACTTCGcgaatttgattattaaaataatgccTCCACCATTTTGCAAGACCAGAAGGATCTTTAAAGGACAATTGAGAATTTCCTTTGAACCAAGGCCCTTGGTGAGTATAACCATTGATGAGAATAAGATGCTTTGAGGGGTTAACATTCATCCAGTTATTTCGCTCCCATTTTGGTAGAGTGCTCCAGCACCTAATGGTAACAAAAGGTCTAGTGGAAGAGTTTTCAAACCCTTTAATAGCATCCTGAATGATCTGTGGAAGTTGGCTGGCTTGTTTATGACTTGTCAACTTTACAAATCTAacaaagccatattcaaacatttgggaaAGCCAGCTAGAATtaggatcatcatcatcactatcatcTGAATCTTCATCAGTGAAATATGAACCATCACTAAAATTAATAAGGAGACCGGGAAatggatgtttcttttcatacacTCTGAGACTGCTCCCAAAGTGATCTTCCCATTCAAGTTGAATAAAGACATTATCACCTTCGTCTATTTCATTAGGGTCAGGAATAGTAGCAGTAACAAGTTTTCTTAAATACTTGGACCATAGGTCAAAAGACCTGGACATAGCCTTGCTATCCAGAATACGAGATTGTAAATCtgaaggcaagttggcaacatCACTTCTTAACAtggattgggtcttaagactcaatctagcataatcagtgctcattatagtctttttatccatcgaatggatttcctctttgccaaagagttgactaatgtaGGCTTTAAGACGGCTCACAAGagcctcattttttgaaacaaggtTATTTTCTGGAACAAAGTCAATATTTGAAGCAAGGTCATTTTCTGGAATAAGGTTACCATAATGGCTCATGTAAATCTCGTTTTGAGCAGTAAGGTTAACAAGATGGATTTCAAGGGCTCTAAGGGTTTTGTGAAAAACATTACTGTGGTTTTTGGTAAAAGCAAACTGAAGgttatcaagaatgaatttaatagaatctGGTAATTCTGAATAGGTGCCATTGTGGAATTGtagattttttgacaaaacttccCGTAAAGCAATTAATATATCACCATTAGAGTATGTCACCTCTGCAGGGACAtctccttgaagggatgttgatccactgggttttacaccagaagatgcgccttcatgcattttaaaagGTCGTCCCGCTGGGAACCctttgttttgagaatagtcctgtacaggagcttttcccttgtttttcctttccataataatccacttactagtggtataaatatgaataCTATTATTGtcccacttattagtggtatttatccaCGCATCATTATCCGATTCCTGCAAAGAAGCATTAATATTGTTAGGATAATGGatagtttttaacattttggtgttatgaaaattacctttaaaatcatcagaattcattattagttcttgaacaagttcattcatgggagagtctttcttataagacaaattatcaatatcaatttcaaactttgaagcaaatttgaattttactttctgtccaaatggatcagtagtaattccatcatgttcaacaagaaagggatacaaagcattaataaatggcagaccaagaatcactttatcagtcatatttttgacaagaacagaaggaatcttgaaacaaacattatcatggcacacttgagcattattcaattcataattaattttcatttgagaaccattagcagaaaccaatctttcagtacatttttcaaagtattttgagggaattaatccttcttggatacagttcatatctgcaccagaatcaatcatagcaataacagtgaaatgataatcaggagaaacaTCAATTTTAAcctttgtaaaccattttggaggaaataatttattaacaaaagcaagttggGGATTAATGAAAGTATCAGGagtacctttatcagaaagaagagtCTGTTGACTGGGCTCATTTCCATCACTGTGCTCATTTTGTTCGTTACTGGACTTATTAAGATCTTTATCAAGTTTTAGCATtgtcaattcttgtttgagattatggttatcacttttcatgcttttaaattcatgtcttaattcatttatctcttgtttaacaatatgaatttcattttggagatcattaacagttagttctttagatttctttttattaaatctttccaaagtttcttcaaagcttatagtagattttggttttttaccagtttcatctcttatcaagtttttcttaaacctatccaaatattctttctggagttcagggttttgaatttggtttattagttgaattattaatttttcatcttcttcactcttggtgagagcattaataacattgcaacaagaatctctacaaccaattttaatattaggagaatcagaagaatcatcagcagattgatagcaagaatcagatgaagaagagaaatcatcttccaaagaatcagacgagttgtttgattcaaggattctgaataattcttcttgcgcattatcatcaatgtttaacatgttgaacttgtttttcagtttaccaggtttttctttacagtctttactaaagtgtccaggtttaccacagttaaaacatttacctttactTGATCtctgtttaacatgttttt
Proteins encoded:
- the LOC115973356 gene encoding protein FAR-RED IMPAIRED RESPONSE 1-like, with product MEEEKTIGSSRVELNENNIENATEETRNVKDKIEDPKVGMMFNSIDDIMKYYTRYGKEKGFAVAKRSSKKGDDGEVRYVTIACNRAGKPRNRSSNPLKLQSESKTDCKAQLRAVLCPDGKWILNAMVLDHNHGLSPSRTRYYKCNRLLEPHAKKRFASNDKADIRMKKNLKSFVVEAGGHENLSFVEKDCRNKLSCLHLREGDVAAMQDFFLKMQVDNSDFFYTMDFNENGRLRNVFWADARSRATFKEFGDVVMFDTTYLVNKYDIPFAHFVGVNHHGQSTLLGCGLISNEDTETFTWLFQTWLKCMFGCPPCAIITDHDKAMKKAIEIVFPKARHRWCLSHIMEKLSKKLRGYKEYESIKICMQNAVYDSLTKGEFEESWGKFVEKYKLESNEWLLGLYDERRRWVPAFVKDMFWAGMSTTKQGESMHAFFDGYINLKTALKQFLDQYELAIAKKVANENNEDFNSFNLCIPCITHYEMEKQFQSAYTIAKFKEFQQELIGNICCNLFSCKKGTVFSEYELREDVSLGERHRPAIFSVYVNEDTNEVNCNCRLFEFRGILCRHQIMVFIHREVYRIPDKYILKRWSKTVIRSHNKVRISYDNWFVKPEAQRYDKMCKDFFEVANLAADSEDRCEKVMAQIQELKREFENEEGFCGRNKPI